One stretch of Pseudomonadota bacterium DNA includes these proteins:
- a CDS encoding zinc ribbon domain-containing protein translates to MPIYEYMCEDCGIVSEFLIGVGKGDTEIRCRDCGSIKMHQKLSASNFSINGHLISSQGGKTCCGKEERCDTPPCSTGGVCKR, encoded by the coding sequence ATGCCTATTTATGAGTATATGTGCGAGGATTGCGGGATAGTGAGCGAATTTCTTATCGGGGTTGGCAAAGGAGATACGGAGATCAGATGCAGAGATTGTGGAAGTATAAAAATGCATCAGAAGTTATCTGCAAGCAATTTTTCTATTAATGGTCATCTTATCAGTTCCCAGGGTGGTAAGACCTGTTGTGGCAAAGAGGAGCGCTGTGATACTCCTCCCTGCTCCACCGGAGGTGTTTGCAAAAGATAA